In a genomic window of Trichoderma atroviride chromosome 4, complete sequence:
- a CDS encoding uncharacterized protein (EggNog:ENOG41): MRLPGPGHGPGSSPSGRKSPGFTWMSKEPDLDGKLQRVPGPGSPKTTGDGHSKVWIQSSFEHREEFSEESLAKGFTFPPPEPHRPGQYSNFPRRVSPVTLATTLLAEPLEKKFTSPPKDKFPIPLPRASPLDLPELCLPSKPTDMSSGIPDIPARPLPPMFPIHSGHPDIEESAGPRSISPKSAKETNNGTRLLSPPEHTASPKLNHYQKLPSAAAHKMTLATEDNTYRPSQQHVETKSIGRNEQRHSPPSTCGDLELPTYRSYPKPQSHRHKDSLIRSIPCASTKGRKRPPRHRSSSIASSNISKKRAARNFQTMTHVSEYLNQCLEMNNNEYVEARSEAQRLRGDIQHQETELEKSRALLDEKDAKLSETEKLYKELLEETTRTLGDNKSLNSELESLRQQLFEEKKRSELLKEKHQESRSRLNDAIKEQQDLFSRSRDLCKETMDQLRKDKATKTLASDAVDKALEASQKKRAEMKKCFEEYRLQADKDIQQKDQVITVLKEKLNHQERLLAEETQLANTLRAQTEEMGVARECVRALEAKVETLMAHHTTQNEQRQLDAQQSTEKMGMLNSKLDTLINGGNLVAGKMLSRDDLAVELDAVEKNIMESFSPVIFSLESGQRDSSNVITQLESSVQQNLDEFRNEAFQLARRWEENKQDNGVQIQDLFKQVQELGSGLKKTENICEHIGQKFDALVDHEQSQQHTTDTHLQGLTQRFLDREAKLDDMESRLQQMHQGFTTKIDTMISGALNADKEATKLIRSAATELRDVLERGFGQERERISQLFIESGNIAKAFAANVDEQKESATQNNHKSDELQATLEIERGAVAQLTRKLQEFEHQAQENEVLRDRWLKEIQSVEAVRAQLKTIQEQTSPAKVCEKKMDRLVEISEFIRSSTSYLATESEWIQQELVARAPEPTVEVDNDLSASSTGSSEGAENRPAAKDDGVFRKVTVYSPDPRESSPSPPPTVVQEQKRRRETTQLRSILKGQIQSSTLQVDQNKPPDLSNGSLGKAGSSSKQMVAEICSRMVQYDWSFPTVADFERDIQVAGKKRESPQDNLITSQLDNPSYRGSKKSRMMSFIAE; encoded by the exons ATGAGACTTCCAGGGCCTGGTCATGGCCCCGGAAGTTCGCCGTCTGGTAGAAAAAGTCCTGGCTTTACGTGGATGAGCAAAGAACCAGACCTCGACGGCAAGCTTCAACGTGTTCCGGGGCCAGGTTCCCCCAAGACAACCGGAGATGGCCACTCCAAAGTCTGGATTCAGAGTAGCTTTGAGCATAGAGAAGAGTTTTCCGAGGAATCACTTGCAAAGGGTTTCACGTTTCCACCGCCAGAGCCACATCGTCCTGGCCAATACAGCAATTTTCCTCGCCGTGTATCTCCTGTAACGCTCGCTACTACACTGCTTGCTGAACCGCTCGAGAAGAAATTTACCTCGCCACCAAAAGACAAATTTCCAATCCCCTTGCCCAGGGCCTCGCCTTTGGACTTGCCAGAGCTCTGTCTTCCAAGTAAACCGACTGACATGAGCTCCGGTATACCAGATATACCCGCGCGACCGCTACCT CCCATGTTTCCCATTCATTCTGGCCATCCAGATATCGAAGAATCGGCTGGTCCTCGAAGCATCTCACCAAAGAGTGCTAAGGAAACAAATAATGGTACAAGGCTGTTGTCGCCTCCAGAACATacagcttctccaaagcTTAATCACTATCAAAAGCTTCCATCCGCCGCTGCGCACAAAATGACTCTTGCAACAGAAGACAACACATATCGCCCATCACAACAGCATGTTGAAACAAAGTCAATAGGTAGAAACGAACAACGCCATTCACCGCCCAGTACCTGCGGTGATCTGGAGCTTCCCACATACCGTAGCTATCCCAAACCTCAGAGTCACCGACATAAGGACTCCTTGATCCGGTCAATACCCTGTGCCTCGACCAAAGGTCGTAAGCGGCCGCCACGCCACCGATCAAGCTCAATTGCGAGCAGCAATATATCCAAAAAGAGAGCCGCGAGAAACTTTCAAACCATGACTCATGTGTCTGAATACTTGAATCAATGTCTCGAGATGAACAATAATGAATACGTGGAAGCCCGATCAGAGGCTCAAAGGCTCCGTGGCGATATACAGCATCAAGAAACAGAGCTCGAAAAGTCGCGTGCATTGTTGGATGAGAAAGATGCCAAACTCAGCGAAACTGAGAAGCTTTACAAGGAATTGCTCGAAGAAACCACCCGTACCCTTGGAGACAACAAGAGCTTGAACTCGGAGCTTGAATCTTTGCGCCAGCAGCTatttgaagaaaagaagcgatCAGAACttttgaaagaaaaacaccAAGAAAGTCGGTCGCGGCTTAACGATGCCATCAAAGAACAACAAGATCTCTTTTCACGTTCTCGAGATCTCTGTAAAGAGACAATGGATCAATTACGAAAGGATAAGGCGACTAAAACTTTAGCTTCGGATGCTGTTGATAAGGCTTTGGAAGCCAGCCAGAAGAAACGCgcagagatgaagaaatgTTTCGAGGAATATCGCTTGCAAGCGGATAAAGATATCCAACAGA AGGATCAAGTCATAACTGTCCTGAAGGAGAAGCTAAACCATCAGGAAAGATTATTGGCTGAGGAGACGCAACTCGCTAATACTTTACGTGCTCAGACAGAAGAGATGGGTGTAGCACGAGAATGCGTTCGAGCGTTGGAAGCCAAAGTAGAAACTTTGATGGCGCATCACACCACACAAAACGAACAACGTCAGCTTGATGCTCAGCAAAGCACAGAAAAGATGGGCATGCTGAATTCGAA GTTAGATACTTTGATCAATGGTGGAAATTTAGTCGCAGGCAAGATGCTTTCACGAGATGACCTCGCCGTCGAGCTAGATGCCGTCGAAAAGAACATCATGGAGAG TTTTTCGCCAGTCATTTTCTCGCTGGAGAGCGGGCAAAGAGATTCTTCAAATGTGATAACGCAGTTAGAGTCATCTGTTCAACAGAATCTTGATGAATTCAGAAATGAAGCATTCCAACTTGCGCGTAGATGGGAAGAGAACAAGCAAGACAATGGTGTGCAGATCCAGGATCTTTTCAAACAAGTTCAAGAACTTGGCAGCGGCTTAAAGAAGACAGAAAATATCTGTGAGCACATCGGGCAGAAATTCGACGCTTTAGTCGACCACGAGCAGAGCCAACAGCACACCACCGACACTCACTTACAAGGCTTGACACAGCGGTTCCTGGACCGTGAGGCGAAGCTGGATGATATGGAGAGTCGGCTTCAGCAGATGCATCAAGGCTTCACAACGAAGATTGATACAATGATCTCCGGAGCTCTGAACGCTGACAAAGAAGCCACGAAATTGATTCGCAGTGCTGCTACTGAGCTTCGAGACGTTCTGGAGCGGGGCTTTGggcaggagagagagagaatatcaCAGCTTTTCATTGAAAGCGGAAATATTGCAAAAGCTTTTGCGGCTAACGTCGATGAGCAGAAGGAATCTGCTACACAAAATAACCACAAAAGCGATGAGTTACAGGCGACTCTAGAAATTGAACGTGGGGCTGTTGCACAGCTAACTCGCAAACTCCAAGAATTTGAACATCAAGCTCAAGAAAACGAAGTGCTTCGTGATAGATGGCTCAAAGAGATCCAAAGTGTTGAAGCAGTACGAGCGCAGCTGAAGACGATACAAGAACAGACTTCACCTGCCAAGGTTtgtgagaagaagatggacagGCTTGTGGAAATCAGTGAATTTATTCGGTCGTCAACCAGCTATCTAGCAACAGAGAGTGAATGGATCCAACAAGAACTTGTAGCTAGAGCTCCGGAGCCAACTGTTGAGGTGGACAATGACTTGTCAGCATCTTCCACTGGATCAAGCGAAGGGGCGGAGAACCGACCAGCGGCGAAAGATGACGGTGTGTTCCGCAAAGTCACTGTCTATAGTCCGGATCCAAGAGAGAGCTCGCCATCACCTCCACCAACAGTGGTACAGGAGCAAAAGCGGCGTCGTGAAACTACACAGCTTAGATCAATTCTCAAGGGACAGATCCAGTCTAGTACGCTACAGGTTGACCAGAACAAGCCCCCAGATCTTTCGAATGGCTCTCTTGGCAAAGCAGGCTCTTCATCAAAACAAATGGTTGCTGAAATCTGTTCTAGAATGGTTCAATATGACTGGAGCTTTCCGACTGTTGCCGATTTTGAGAGGGACATTCAGGTAGCCGGCAAGAAGCGAGAGAGTCCTCAGGATAACCTGATAACTTCGCAGCTCGATAACCCCAGCTACCGAGGCTCAAAGAAGTCCAGAATGATGAGCTTTATTGCCGAATAG
- a CDS encoding mitochondrial 54S ribosomal protein bL33m (TransMembrane:1 (i7-26o)): protein MAKKAKARLINVRLISMAMTGFFYTFKRPRTSPMMGMLKYDPIVRKKVLFLETKKRSK, encoded by the exons atggccaagaaag CAAAGGCGAGATTGATCAACGTCCGGCTcatctccatggccatgaccgGCTTCTTCTATACCTTCAAGCGACCCAGAACAAGTCCCATGATGGGAATGCTGAAATATGATCCCATAG TTCGAAAGAAGGTCCTATTCCTAGAAACGAAAAAGCGAtcgaaatga
- a CDS encoding uncharacterized protein (EggNog:ENOG41), which yields MNMASLGSLPGDLILDIAQHLDTARDVAHLGAVSKHAHTVMNQSGWRSFVRAKFPSINVAPGALTGWNAVADRLTYLDRCWDSRGFSLTVYGEKAPARPKRREFARSRQSVNFHSVMDATTLSSTQEEMLVYGAGENLVFRRKEDVGARGKDSWSKLAGREAGFAAGTGDVTAISIIQRQQFPEVVVGRATGDLQLLSAKDETLSDASQKFAPAYDVNDTSKTPLTRRSPGQRAVSWTEWQPSGQLLASCRSSDLTLYNLSDTEEAALKPILFYDVSKDSAADEISLLRSVKFMSQDVVACGLGGCSDPLRWAKIRPTGIEMLKLSKKGIVGDSADGSAEKTTVRSMQPVPKMNENLLLSAWDDGSHRLSDMRSPLGHDVLYRDGFQPYQASSSLLVYGSERFVAGNNCSPDIRFFDFRFPKSYHYTSAMPCSADAPTPGRPFQFGDIGETNGLQIQTTETCNPSCGQTCTWHRLSKQDSWRPDAVIHIYSASMDRVHCLAKASDLSASFYCGVRGALVEATYALGEDVYSGAAVSRRSAPEGWQASDPEGRVSLMETGVGLRDGEAQLEEQTQTRMPELYYYERWRIPEAGSEEEADPFKREQGRRLDPALVAGRRGRG from the exons ATGAACATGGCATCGCTGGGAAGTCTTCCCGGCGATCTCATCCTCGACATCGCCCAGCATCTTGATACGGCTCGAGATGTGGCCCATCTGGGAGCCGTGTCGAAGCACGCCCACACCGTCATGAACCAGAGCGGATGGCGCAGCTTCGTGAGAGCCAAGTTCCCGTCCATCAATGTTGCGCCAGGAGCCTTGACAGGGTGGAATGCCGTGGCAGACCGCTTGACGTATCTGGACCGGTGCTGGGATAGCCGTGGCTTTTCTTTGACCGTTTACGGGGAAAAGGCACCGGCACGGCCCAAGAGGAGGGAGTTTGCGAGGAGCAGGCAGTCGGTCAACTTCCACTCCGTCATGGATGCTACGACGCTCTCGTCAACGCaggaggagatgctggtgTACGGCGCGGGGGAAAACTTGGTGTTTCGACGCAAGGAGGACGTGGGCGCGAGAGGCAAAGACAGCTGGAGCAAGTTGGCGGGTCGTGAAGCTGGCTTTGCGGCTGGGACGGGCGATGTGACAGCGATAAGCATTATCCAGCGCCAACAATTCCCCGAGGTGGTTGTTGGGAGAGCCACAGGGGATCTTCAGCTTTTATCTGCCAAAGACGAGACTTTATCGGATGCGTCTCAAAAGTTTGCGCCTGCGTACGACGTAAATGACACGTCCAAAACGCCATTGACGCGGAGATCTCCCGGCCAAAGAGCGGTGTCGTGGACGGAATGGCAGCCCAGCGGTCAACTTCTggcgagctgcagaagctcagACTTGACGCTGTACAATCTTTCTGATACTGAAGAGGCGGCGCTCAAACCTATACTCTTCTACGACGTGTCCAAAGACAGCGCTGCAGATGAGATTTCGCTCTTGCGCAGCGTCAAGTTCATGAGCCAGGATGTGGTAGCTTGTGGACTCGGTGGCTGCAGTGATCCCCTGAGATGGGCCAAGATTCGACCTACGGGAATTGAAATGCTCAAACTTTCAAAGAAGGGTATTGTGGGAGACTCTGCGGACGGATCGGCTGAGAAGACGACTGTGCGTTCCATGCAGCCGGTTCCCAAGATGAATGAGAATCTGCTGCTCAGCGCTTGGGACGACGGAAGCCATAG GCTCTCTGATATGCGGTCTCCACTGGGCCACGACGTCCTGTACCGTGATGGCTTCCAGCCATACCAGGCCAGCAGCTCACTGCTGGTATATGGATCCGAACGCTTCGTAGCAGGCAACAACTGCAGCCCCGACATTCGATTCTTCGACTTTCGATTCCCAAAGTCGTACCATTACACCAGCGCCATGCCTTGTTCTGCCGATGCTCCTACTCCCGGACGGCCTTTTCAATTCGGCGACATTGGCGAAACGAATGGGCTTCAGATTCAAACGACGGAGACTTGCAACCCTTCGTGTGGCCAGACATGTACATGGCACCGTCTGTCAAAACAGGACAGCTGGCGGCCCGACGCAGTCATACACATCTACAGCGCGTCCATGGACCGTGTGCACTGTCTCGCCAAAGCATCCGATCTATCAGCCTCCTTCTACTGCGGCGTCAGGGGAGCCCTCGTGGAGGCGACATACGCCCTCGGCGAGGACGTATATTCCGGCGCCGCAGTCTCGCGCAGATCGGCCCCAGAAGGATGGCAGGCCAGCGACCCCGAGGGAAGAGTCTCGCTCATGGAAACGGGCGTCGGTCTGCGTGATGGGGAGGCgcagctggaggagcagacgcagacgaggATGCCGGAGCTGTATTATTATGAGCGGTGGAGGATCCCGGAGGCGGggagtgaagaagaggcagaccCGTTTAAGAGGGAGCAAGGACGACGACTGGATCCGGCGTTGGTGGCTGGTAGAAGAGGCAGGGGCTGA
- a CDS encoding uncharacterized protein (BUSCO:EOG092D2B4A), translated as MGADPQYVKWPLLPLSQHVFTLTNAYASKQAQQAAAKALQDAISQDKMAPFYRYLAHPIEGILNAVGESGSSAAGKPPSRKSSLVGMVATKAAPGAVNLPWDEDLYNKLKEDNDRELSEFQKEQDEAEEQAGETEVMAAKGKRADFWARVGDKDKAIAEFESLFEKTGILGTKIDLVLATIRMGLFYGDKPLVKKQVERAKALVETGGDWDRRNRLKAYEGLHLITVRAYNTAAPLLLDSLSTFTSYELCTYSNLVVYSVLAGSVSLKRVDFKSKVVDAPEIKAIMGDGEDKLLALSGALSAGPGADDSMGDKLPKTATTTAVNLTTLGSSSDQPEAEMAIDFSPLALLVSSLYNGNYKTFFQSLASVEEQFLNHDRYLHEHKSWFIREMRLRAYQQLLQSYRVVGLESMANDFGVTVDFLDRDLARFIAAGRIPCTIDRVSGKGVIETNRPDDKNKQYQDVVRQGDQLITKLQKYGQAVRLRGSERA; from the exons ATGGGCGCAGATCCGCAATACGTCAAGtggcctttgctgccgctctcCCAGCACGTCTTCACCCTCACAAATGCCTACGCCTCCAAACAGGCCcagcaggccgccgccaaggccctGCAGGATGCCATCTCCCAGGACAAGATGGCGCCCTTCTACCGATACCTGGCCCATCCAATCGAAGGCATTCTGAACGCAGTGGGCGAGAGCGGCTCCTCAGCAGCGGGCAAGCCCCCGAGCCGGAAATCGAGCCTGGTGGGCATGGTGGCGACCAAGGCGGCACCCGGGGCTGTCAACCTGCCGTGGGACGAGGATCTATACAACAAGCTGAAGGAGGACAATGACAGAGAACTGTCCGAGTTCCAGAAGGAGCAGGACGAGGCGGAGGAGCAGGCTGGCGAGACCGAAGTcatggctgccaagggcAAGCGGGCAGACTTTTGGGCTCGAGTGGGCGACAAG GACAAAGCAATTGCCGAATTCGAAAGCTTATTCGAAAAGACTGGCATCCTGGGCACCAAGATCGACCTGGTCCTCGCCACGATACGCATGGGCCTCTTCTACGGCGACAAGCCCCTCGTCAAGAAGCAAGTCGAGCGAGCAAAGGCACTCGTCGAGACCGGCGGCGACTGGGACCGTCGCAATCGCCTCAAGGCCTACGAGGGCCTGCACCTCATCACCGTCCGCGCATACAACACCGCcgcgccgctgctgctcgactcCCTCTCCACATTCACCAGCTACGAACTCTGCACCTACTCCAACCTCGTCGTCTACTCCGTCCTCGCCGGCTCCGTATCCCTCAAGCGCGTCGACTTCAAGTCCAAGGTTGTTGATGCCCccgagatcaaggccatcatgggcGATGGCGAGGACAAGCTGTTGGCTCTCAGCGGTGCCCTGAGCGCTGGCCCCGGCGCGGATGACTCCATGGGCGATAAGCTCCCCAAGacagccaccaccaccgcgGTCAACCTGACGACTCTGGGCTCCAGCTCCGACCAGCccgaggccgagatggccatTGATTTCAGCCCCCTTGCTCTGTTGGTCAGCAGCCTGTACAACGGCAACTACAAGACCTTTTTCCAGTCCCTCGCCTCAGTCGAGGAGCAGTTCTTAAACCATGACCGCTACCTGCACGAGCACAAGAGCTGGTTCATCCGAGAGATGCGTCTTCGTGCGtaccagcagctgctgcagagctaCCGAGTCGTCGGCCTAGAAAGCATGGCAAACGACTTTGGCGTCACTGTTGACTTTTTGGACCG CGATCTTGCTCGATtcatcgccgctggccgCATCCCCTGCACCATCGACCGTGTCTCCGGCAAGGGCGTCATCGAGACCAACCGACCCGATGACAAGAACAAGCAGTACCAGGATGTCGTTCGCCAGGGTGACCAGCTGATTACAAAGTTGCAAAAGTACGGCCAGGCTGTTAGACTAAGGGGCAGTGAGAGGGCATGA
- a CDS encoding uncharacterized protein (BUSCO:EOG092D19HX) encodes MKLSNPGTVPVYTISGASTARPLPDWLSRRRKRSLKDDAEYQSRVELLQDFEFEEASQCVRISEDGEWVMSTGTYKPQFHVHNLPQLSLSFARHTTSTNETFVLLSTDYTKSLHLQNDRKLEFHTPMGCHYEVRIPRYGRDLVYDRHSTEALVPAVGIDADGQGEVFRMNLELGRFMKSYQIEVGGDDELGGGLQGGVNVGSVNCAAIAEDTHNLLAFGTSIGTVEFWDPRSRSRVALLSGHEGGVTTMDFHPSGLSLATGSSSGMIQLFDLRRPTPLLKKDHGYGFPVKKLIHMTTSSQEKKILSADKRIIKIWDEASGDPWTSVEPVVDINDVAWCKNTGMLLTANEGKQQHAFFVPQLGSAPRWCSFLDNMVEEMAEEVRTETYDNYKFLTLPELKQLSLSHLIGKTNLLRPYMHGYFVASKLYEQARLIANPYAFEDERQKRIKDKVEKERSSRIRGTKKVKVNQRLVDKLLKKQENRSQVDTNAGLLGDKRFTQLFEDEDFMVDENSGEFKALNPSTAVQQALEAKHGSVHFQGKDSDEGSSDEEEPISKPKDDVVMRISSTQNEGRPLKDSALGSRHQKSTRVNKADRGEVRGERQVTFVPERKKKQQQQQEEEEPPAPQRRNFKDRRSASSNTFRKM; translated from the coding sequence ATGAAGCTGTCCAATCCGGGCACTGTCCCCGTCTACACAATCTCTGGCGCATCCACTGCGCGCCCTCTCCCAGACTGGCTTTCTCGCCGCCGGAAGCGCAGTCTGAAGGACGATGCCGAGTACCAGAGTCGCGTCGAGCTTCTGCAAGACTTTGAGTTTGAAGAGGCCAGCCAGTGTGTCCGTATCAGTGAAGATGGCGAATGGGTCATGAGCACGGGCACATATAAGCCCCAGTTTCACGTACACAACTTACCAcagctctctctttctttcgcCAGGCACACGACTTCCACCAACGAGACTTTTGTCCTACTCTCTACCGACTACACAAAATCTCTCCACCTTCAGAATGATCGCAAGCTCGAATTCCACACCCCCATGGGCTGCCACTATGAAGTGCGCATTCCCAGATACGGCCGAGATCTGGTATACGATCGACACTCTACGGAGGCTCTCGTTCCGGCTGTCGGTATCGACGCTGATGGCCAAGGAGAAGTTTTTCGCATGAACCTGGAACTTGGAAGATTTATGAAGTCGTATCAGATTGAAGTTGGAGGAGACGACGAGCTCGGCGGAGGTCTACAAGGAGGCGTCAATGTTGGCAGTGTAAACtgcgctgccattgctgagGATACACACAATCTGCTCGCCTTTGGCACATCAATAGGCACAGTAGAGTTTTGGGATCCCCGGTCAAGATCACGGGTTGCGCTGCTTTCCGGCCATGAAGGAGGTGTTACAACAATGGATTTCCATCCGTCGGGCCTGTCACTGGCGACTGGCAGCTCAAGTGGCATGATCCAGCTATTCGACCTTCGTCGACCTACTCCCTTGCTCAAGAAAGACCACGGCTATGGCTTCCCCGTAAAGAAGCTGATACACATGACGACATCTTcacaggagaagaagatacTATCAGCTGACAAGCGCATCATTAAAATCTGGGATGAAGCCTCGGGAGACCCATGGACATCGGTTGAACCTGTGGTGGATATCAACGACGTGGCTTGGTGCAAAAACACCGGCATGCTGCTGACAGCCAATGagggcaagcagcagcacgcatTCTTTGTACCCCAGCTAGGCTCAGCGCCAAGGTGGTGCTCGTTCTTGGACAACATGGTGGAAGAGATGGCGGAAGAGGTCCGCACCGAGACCTACGACAACTACAAGTTCTTGACTTTGCCAGAACTGAAGCAGCTCAGCTTGTCCCACTTGATTGGAAAGACCAACCTGCTGCGACCATACATGCACGGATACTTTGTGGCTTCTAAGCTGTACGAACAGGCTAGACTCATCGCAAACCCCTATGCATTCGAAGACGAGAGACAGAAGCgcatcaaggacaaggttGAGAAAGAGCGCTCTAGCCGCATCAGAGGCACCaagaaggtcaaggtcaACCAGAGACTTGTCGATAAGCTTCtcaagaagcaagagaacAGAAGCCAGGTTGATACCAATGCTGGTCTTTTGGGAGACAAGCGATTCACACAGCTgtttgaagacgaagactTCATGGTTGACGAAAACAGCGGTGAATTCAAGGCTCTCAACCCCAGCACTGCTGTTCAGCAGGCTCTAGAGGCCAAACATGGATCAGTTCATTTCCAAGGCAAAGACTCTGACGAGGGATccagcgatgaagaggaacCCATCTCTAAGCCCAAGGATGATGTGGTGATGCGGATCTCATCGACGCAGAATGAGGGCCGACCACTGAAGGACTCTGCATTGGGCTCAAGACATCAGAAATCTACGCGCGTCAACAAGGCGGATCGTGGCGAAGTTCGTGGAGAGCGACAGGTGACATTTGTGccagagaggaagaagaagcagcagcagcagcaggaagaggaagagccTCCAGCTCCACAGAGGCGAAATTTCAAGGATAGGCGAAGCGCCAGCTCGAACACATTCAGAAAGATGTGA
- a CDS encoding uncharacterized protein (EggNog:ENOG41), with protein sequence MVNFSQLPYELREKIWLDTIEPRLVGLIPRRVGRGLWSVKSTVRPPVGLHINRESRQILNGHYQYLEARTVLNHKLVSWPYEVWPIVLDSSPWILFNFDIDTLHFADTTPPDKPLPDTEAQKEMPKTPTNAMDLLILKESGTTFGPGFRAMLDANSRIQDWPYLLEAKDLSDDYVYGADPGLLNWTHIRYVRFDFNMFLSDLAIWWGIMHPFVKWMQQAAIHVETPSDPIRSCDLVMVSGRGNKRKLERTLRVALRPEKESDTEYQSLSPIEQLEQYGVVVFEDVLPTPESKAILFEVVDSLIGNEAILKWKQFSINQRVSRPPGPLVLPRATPFGVDMEVLWQMAKLRRGLVHGEMSPVHGLCLADYGIDGGFRGRN encoded by the coding sequence ATGGTCAACTTCTCGCAACTTCCCTATGAATTGCGCGAAAAGATATGGCTCGACACCATAGAGCCTCGTCTTGTTGGTCTCATCCCTCGTCGAGTCGGGAGGGGTCTTTGGAGTGTAAAAAGCACCGTTCGCCCTCCCGTTGGCCTTCACATCAACCGCGAATCTCGTCAAATCCTGAACGGGCACTACCAATACCTAGAAGCCCGGACTGTTTTGAATCACAAGTTAGTCTCGTGGCCTTATGAAGTGTGGCCCATTGTCCTGGATTCCTCGCCGTGGATCCTGTTCAACTTTGACATTGATACTCTTCACTTTGCGGATACCACTCCTCCTGACAAGCCTCTGCCGGATACTGAAGCGCAAAAGGAGATGCCGAAAACTCCTACAAATGCCATGGATCTTCTGATTCTCAAAGAGTCTGGGACAACGTTTGGGCCGGGATTCCGGGCAATGCTTGATGCAAACTCGCGCATCCAGGACTGGCCATATCTTCTAGAAGCCAAAGACCTCAGCGATGACTACGTCTACGGCGCAGATCCCGGATTACTCAATTGGACGCACATCCGCTATGTCCGCTTCGACTTCAACATGTTCCTATCGGATCTCGCCATCTGGTGGGGAATCATGCATCCTTTTGTGAAATGGATGCAGCAGGCCGCTATACATGTCGAGACCCCCAGTGATCCGATAAGGAGCTGCGATCTCGTCATGGTAAGCGGCAGAGGAAACAAGcggaagctggagagaacATTACGAGTTGCTCTCCGGCCAGAAAAGGAATCTGACACAGAATATCAATCCCTATCTCCCATTGAGCAATTGGAGCAGTACGGGGTTGTGGTGTTTGAGGACGTGTTGCCTACGCCTGAGAGCAAGGCCATTCTTTTCGAAGTTGTGGATTCTCTCATTGGGAACGAGGCAATCTTGAAATGGAAACAGTTTTCGATTAATCAAAGAGTTTCAAGGCCACCAGGGCCCTTGGTTCTTCCGAGAGCAACCCCGTTTGGGGTAGACATGGAAGTATTGTGGCAGATGGCGAAACTTAGAAGGGGCTTGGTTCATGGGGAGATGTCCCCGGTTCATGGATTGTGTCTCGCAGACTATGGAATAGATGGCGGATTCCGTGGTAGGAAttaa
- a CDS encoding uncharacterized protein (EggNog:ENOG41~TransMembrane:1 (o49-73i)) — protein sequence MASQTSAYFPLATDNSWQGQSGSITPQDGTDAGAAGDSSANSITLSTGALVAIIVVVVVVILIGVTTASLFFIAKKREWTIKETIRRSTKKVATALTPRRSEFPRSVKGSTRSNRKGRTKLNDDIPPTPRLRPEDLEKGLARSESKAVGRNSGGK from the exons ATGGCGTCGCAAACCTCCGCCTATTTCCCTCTGGCGACGGACAATTCCTGGCAGGGCCAATCCGGCAGCATCACTCCTCAGGATGGAACGGATGCAGGCGCTGCGGGCGACAGCTCTGCCAATTCCATAACCCTCTCGACCGGAGCCCTggtcgccatcatcgtcgtggTTGTAGTCGTCATTCTGATCGGCG TAACAACcgcttccctcttcttcattgccaAGAAACGTGAATGGACCATCAAAGAGACTATTCGAAGATCAACGAAAAAAGTGGCCACTGCTCTTACTCCAAGGCGATCCGAGTTTCCTCGCTCTGTCAAAGGCTCTACACGCTCCAACCGCAAGGGACGAACGAAGCTCAACGACGACATCCCGCCAACCCCGAGACTCCGACCTGAGGACCTGGAGAAGGGCCTGGCTCGAAGCGAGAGCAAAGCTGTTGGACGTAATTCTGGTGGGAAATAA